From Sporolactobacillus pectinivorans:
GCAGCCGGCCAATGGGGAAACGGTTGAATAACGGAGCAGCCAGAGCGCCGGCCAGGCTTCCAACCGCCGAACCTGCCAGCAGAAAACCGTAGCTTTCCGAACCGCCCAATGAGTCCGCATAAGCCGGAAGTATCGCGGTTAAAGCGCCAAGCGTAAAATTGGCCACGGCGCCCGTCACCATCACTTCCCCCAAAAGAGAGTGTAGAACAACTTGGAAACCCACTTTTAAATCAGAAAAATAGTTTCTAATCTGTTTCGTTGATGAGGGCTGACTCGCCTTTCGCTCGATGGGAAGATGCAACAGTTTAAAGAGACCCGCAGCAACAATAAAAGTGCCGATATCCGCCAGATAAAGGGACATGGCCCCTGTTACAGCAAGGATCGCACCGCCGACTGCGTTAAAGGCGGCATCAGAGCCTTGATAAGCCAATGACATCATTGAATTTGCCGCTATGCGGTCATCCCTCTCCAGAATATTGGGAATGAGTGCATTTTCGGCAGGAAATGAAAACTGATCCAGAAAAGAAACAATGGGCATAACAGCGAGTACCAGTCCGACAGAAAGTAAACCCGAATAATAGGCTATCGGGATCAGGCAAAGCAGTGACGCCTGTCCAAGCTGTGAAACCACGAGCAGTTTCTGTATCGGATATTTATCAACTAAAGGACCGACAAGAAACTGCAGCGCCTGAGGAAGCAGAATCAGAAAACCCGCCAGTCCCGAATAAAAAGCCGATCCACCCAGTTTATAAACAAGCCACATCGCACCGACATAATACATGCTGTCTCCGATATTGGTCATCAGGCGGGCTGAGATGAGGAGACGGAAATTCTTATTGAGAAATAGCGCTTTCATCTGAATCACTCCTTAAATATATTTACTCGGTAAAATAAATCTGACCGTTAATAAAAAAAAGAGCATCATTGCTCCTGATCAACGTGTTGCTTAAAAGCCCCCTGATCAACCTGAAAGCCGAATCCGGACAGAAAATATAGTTTTGCATCCGGCTGCTTCCCGTCCTGACTGCATCGGTTATTGTATTTATTAAACAGCTCCGCCGTTTCTTTAGCGAATGCCTGAAAGTGGCGATCGCTCATTGTAATTTCCCAATAGGTGGCAAGCGCACGCATGTTTCCCGGCACCTGCTCGCTGATTGAAAAAGCCTCATCCGGGGCAGTCAGTGCACGCATTCGCGTTCGGTCAATCATACTGAGCACAATCTGCCGATAGGTTTCGCTGACCTCCTGCTTCTGCGGAAGCAAGGAAACATCCGGCAGAAAGCCCTGAGCCACAGACTGATAAAATTTTTGTACGATCCCGTTGATTTCTTCTGTTCTAACCAGTTCAATCAAATGATTTTTTTCCAGTTCGTGCAAATGATAGTGAATACGTGCGCGTGACAGATTAAATCGTTCGGCCAGCTGCTGACCTGTGTACGGTCTTTCAATCAGCAATATCATAAGTTTTGCCCGAAACGGATCACTTAAAACTTTAAGCTGATTCAGATCCTTAATAATTAAGGTTTGTTTCATTTCACATCGCCTGTTATATTTTTTTATTCGGTTAAATTTATTTTACCGTCAATGATGATTCATTTCAATAATCTGCAGCAATTAAAATAACAGAAAATAGCTCAAGCGTTTGTACCTAACAATTTGAATACCATATTATTAAGTAAGTTGCAAAGAATACAAAAAGCTGTTTTAAGATTATGTAGACACGATTTGATAACCATTTTCCGCTTTCAAATGGTTGTCTCTCTTTTAAGGGGTCTGATTACAGTGCGCCGAATAAATTTTTTGAAACTTAATGTACTTAGCTGCTTATATGGTGCTCTTCTGGCCATCATTACTTTGTTACTGCTTAGACCTTCCCAAACAGCCGGTATGCTACACATTCATTTAGATTCCGTGTCTCAATATTTCTTTATCCTATCCGCCCTCGCCGCTGCCGTCTATTACCTCTTTATGAAAAGCGTCTCAAATGACCGTCCCACCGACTGGAAGTCCACCCTTTGGTTTTCTATCAGGCTGCTTCTTTGGTTCCCATACTGGGTGGTCTTTGTAATCCTTGGCTTTTTTCTAGCCTGAGATGAACTGATTTCGCGTTGTCAGCCTGCCATTTGTCTGACTGACAGAACAGATTGTGAAAGCAGGAATTTATGATGTTTCTCATGGGAACACTGTCATTAATCGCAGGTGTTTCTGAATTTTATAAAAAATAAGGTTGAATAGCCCTCTATCCATCCTGGCTTCGGTTTTTGCCTTTTTCGTTTTAATCGATAATTTATTGCTTTAGATAACGTGCTGAACAAAAATTCAAAACAGGTTGAAAGGATTCTTGTTTTTTTGTGGTGGCTGCCCTTCGATCATTGATTTGCTATATAATAATGTTAGAACATTTATGTAAGCGCTTTTTATATCTCAAAGAAAAGAGATGCTTAAAATGGATGAGGATCTGATCCGTTTGATTACCGGAAGAAAGTCGATCAGAAAGTTTGATCCAGAACAAAAAATCAGTCATGACGAGCTGTCTCGGATTCTGCAGGAATCGTGCCGGGCTCCGTCTGCCATGAACCTGCAACCGTGGCGCTTTTTGGTAATCCAAAGTAAGGAAGGAAAAGACAAACTCCGGCCGCTGTTTTATAATAACCCGCAACTTCTGGATTCCTGTTCCGCAATGATCGCCATACTCGGGGACCTACGTGCATCGGATTACAAAGATCACATCTACAATCGGGCAGTCGCCGAGGGAACTATGTCTGAGGAAGAACGTGATAAAGAGGTTAAACTCATTTCAGAACTTTATGACGGCATGCCGCACGATGCACATTTGACGGATGTCTCATTTAACAGCGCCCTGGCAGCCATGCAGCTAATGCTGGTCGCGCGGGCCCATGGCTATGAAACATGCCCACTCGGCGGTTTTGACAAGAATCAATTTGATGCAACATTCGGTTATGATCCGGCACGCTACCTCCCATTGGTTCTGATTGCAGTCGGAAAACCTGCAGAAGAGGGTTTTAACACCGTGCGTCTTGATACAGATCAAATTGTGAAATGGGTTTAACGTGTTTTTTTTAAAGGATTAATCTCAGATGCACTCCCGCAAAATGAAAGGTTTGTCTATAAAATTTCTTTCAGTCGGCTTCTTATCCCTGTGCCAATTGGGTATGGAGCCATTTTATTTAATATTTCCCTGATCGGAGTCTATAATAAATTTTGTTGGCTGGAGCACGGTCTCTGATGCATGTTTTATTTTTCAACCTGTCACCAGGTTGGATACACCGCAGCTTAAAACCGTGATCTTCAGATACCGCATAC
This genomic window contains:
- a CDS encoding nitroreductase family protein, which encodes MDEDLIRLITGRKSIRKFDPEQKISHDELSRILQESCRAPSAMNLQPWRFLVIQSKEGKDKLRPLFYNNPQLLDSCSAMIAILGDLRASDYKDHIYNRAVAEGTMSEEERDKEVKLISELYDGMPHDAHLTDVSFNSALAAMQLMLVARAHGYETCPLGGFDKNQFDATFGYDPARYLPLVLIAVGKPAEEGFNTVRLDTDQIVKWV
- a CDS encoding MFS transporter produces the protein MKALFLNKNFRLLISARLMTNIGDSMYYVGAMWLVYKLGGSAFYSGLAGFLILLPQALQFLVGPLVDKYPIQKLLVVSQLGQASLLCLIPIAYYSGLLSVGLVLAVMPIVSFLDQFSFPAENALIPNILERDDRIAANSMMSLAYQGSDAAFNAVGGAILAVTGAMSLYLADIGTFIVAAGLFKLLHLPIERKASQPSSTKQIRNYFSDLKVGFQVVLHSLLGEVMVTGAVANFTLGALTAILPAYADSLGGSESYGFLLAGSAVGSLAGALAAPLFNRFPIGRLLAGSYFLGFCFWQLSAFAPSAPLKVVFFAASMIPLGLNNVIGYTLMQNLLPQRLLARSMSVMVSISTCIMPIGSLAGGIMSHAMGAGWVFMTAGSGFLFVSVYVLLIPVLRRLPAPGRVRPDDYGFQKESVPEMPRDDECNGIKVE
- a CDS encoding ArsR/SmtB family transcription factor; its protein translation is MKQTLIIKDLNQLKVLSDPFRAKLMILLIERPYTGQQLAERFNLSRARIHYHLHELEKNHLIELVRTEEINGIVQKFYQSVAQGFLPDVSLLPQKQEVSETYRQIVLSMIDRTRMRALTAPDEAFSISEQVPGNMRALATYWEITMSDRHFQAFAKETAELFNKYNNRCSQDGKQPDAKLYFLSGFGFQVDQGAFKQHVDQEQ